Proteins from a single region of Argopecten irradians isolate NY chromosome 7, Ai_NY, whole genome shotgun sequence:
- the LOC138327554 gene encoding gastrula zinc finger protein xFG20-1-like gives MSSKEKDLVARLLKQSILTLCKETVSFRHNLEVDGIISITLENESQQIVIKVHEYFQKIRDESSLPNNDSLCEDDSSMERYEKQPRVTNIVQRKGYSETFRPQSLTAGDQTSSNRMRSPSSGKFTKTVQKSWPDDISAVADSSLPPSGEDDMSPQDAPSSMSSSNDFGSAPVDSELDDMDDDYDEDEKKFDPQDQAVSRSNNLIHSVPMRKPIVHRLMAQKLVANARRIPKANATSRSLANDNTKPTSTNTAASTSSVASLPAKNIRCKRCGDVAADGPAFVHHNLNVHNVFTCQICYNTFTCRNNMKRHIRLHTGYKPYQCSLCSESFTRKDDIKRHLIRHNYSKPFRCNLCGKGYMDRKTIKTHMRKEHLRKLVHVCPTCGESFDDDQKFQIHKKEHPELKVYQCSVCPFTGSNSLMYNKHLLTHDNASTFSCTTCDMEFNDPFKYTNHVKKHRYDTNFTSYQCCFCRQQCSTYDQFIKHEHTHAQAKRHTCTICLKQFRYPSNLREHMVTHSNFFMHGIKEENVAINGRSQSPEQGSLLPKQEVGMMGIDSRDEEYTGEFIKGEKVLNSDSSSQYWCTECQQGFETEDILTEHITRTHEMSMDDTSPYSNDSDPKSQADVETSRESNAQDTAPADSLTSSDDPITPVVASKQSLLLNTLTTSSSRKTHVKVKLGDSSYHNLVVKQEPDSDSDGASDDQHLSPDNQSVNVASPHSSVTSQPEQMDTGPVFPQNGDLEKKLVIQPSPIKLNVRSPGFERVVTPVSLFKNEESFTCDVCGDLSTDFETYDKHNNTMHRRFLCEYCGKTFTSKPNRDRHVRYHTGERPFKCELCTKSFFRGDDLKYHRTTRHAEVKPFSCTKCTMTFAWHNDLERHLKTHRK, from the coding sequence ATGTCCAGTAAAGAGAAGGACCTAGTGGCCCGCCTGCTGAAGCAGTCTATACTGACCTTGTGTAAGGAGACGGTGTCATTTCGTCACAACCTGGAGGTGGACGGCATCATCAGTATCACACTCGAGAACGAGTCTCAGCAAATCGTCATCAAAGTACATGAGTATTTCCAGAAGATCCGGGACGAATCGTCCCTGCCAAATAATGACAGTTTATGTGAGGATGATAGCTCTATGGAACGATATGAAAAACAACCACGTGTCACCAATATCGTACAAAGAAAGGGTTATTCCGAGACGTTTCGTCCTCAATCATTAACAGCTGGCGATCAAACATCTAGCAATAGAATGCGAAGTCCTAGCTCTGGCAAGTTCACAAAGACAGTACAAAAGTCGTGGCCTGATGATATATCGGCTGTAGCCGACTCCAGTCTCCCGCCCTCAGGAGAGGATGACATGTCGCCACAAGACGCACCTTCCAGCATGTCGTCTAGCAACGACTTCGGGAGTGCTCCTGTCGACTCGGAATTGGATGACATGGACGATGATTATGACGAGGACGAGAAGAAATTCGATCCACAAGATCAGGCGGTCAGCAGGTCAAATAATTTAATCCACAGCGTTCCAATGCGAAAACCAATTGTCCATCGGCTCATGGCCCAGAAACTGGTTGCTAATGCAAGACGAATCCCCAAAGCAAATGCCACATCGCGATCGTTAGCAAATGATAATACGAAACCGACCAGCACCAATACGGCGGCAAGTACGTCATCGGTGGCGTCTCTGCCAGCTAAAAACATTCGCTGTAAGCGCTGTGGGGACGTGGCAGCTGATGGGCCTGCATTTGTTCATCATAATCTCAATGTTCACAATGTATTTACGTGCCAAATCTGTTACAACACCTTCACGTGCCGGAACAACATGAAACGTCATATCCGCTTGCACACGGGTTACAAACCGTACCAGTGTTCGCTGTGCTCCGAAAGTTTCACTCGGAAGGACGATATCAAACGTCACCTTATTCGCCATAACTACAGCAAACCGTTCCGCTGTAACTTGTGTGGAAAGGGCTACATGGACAGGAAGACGATAAAAACACACATGCGCAAAGAACACTTAAGGAAACTTGTCCATGTATGTCCAACATGCGGCGAGAGCTTTGACGACGATCAGAAATTCCAGATTCACAAGAAAGAACATCCTGAGTTGAAAGTATATCAATGTTCCGTATGTCCTTTCACAGGCTCAAACTCGCTTATGTACAACAAGCACCTTCTTACTCATGACAATGCTAGTACATTCTCCTGCACCACGTGCGACATGGAGTTTAACGACCCGTTTAAGTACACCAACCACGTGAAGAAACATAGATACGACACCAACTTTACATCGTACCAATGCTGCTTCTGTCGCCAGCAGTGCTCCACGTACGACCAGTTCATAAAGCACGAGCACACGCACGCTCAAGCCAAGCGCCACACATGCACGATTTGCTTGAAGCAGTTCAGGTATCCTTCAAATCTCCGCGAGCATATGGTCACTCATAGCAATTTCTTCATGCATGGAATAAAAGAAGAGAATGTTGCCATCAACGGTCGAAGTCAGTCGCCGGAACAAGGAAGTCTTCTACCGAAACAGGAAGTAGGAATGATGGGTATAGACTCGAGAGATGAAGAGTACACGGGAGAGTTTATCAAGGGAGAGAAAGTTCTGAATAGTGACAGCTCCAGTCAGTACTGGTGTACGGAATGTCAGCAAGGGTTCGAGACCGAGGACATCCTCACGGAACACATCACCAGAACGCACGAGATGTCAATGGATGATACGTCACCGTATTCTAATGACAGCGATCCGAAATCTCAGGCAGATGTCGAGACATCAAGAGAGTCAAACGCGCAAGACACTGCTCCAGCGGATTCACTGACGTCATCAGACGACCCGATCACGCCTGTGGTGGCATCAAAACAGTCACTATTGCTGAATACTTTGACCACATCTTCGTCACGTAAAACACATGTCAAGGTCAAGCTCGGGGATAGTTCATACCATAACTTAGTGGTCAAACAAGAACCAGATTCGGACTCGGACGGAGCATCCGATGATCAGCATCTCTCACCTGATAATCAGAGTGTAAATGTCGCGTCACCACACTCATCCGTGACGTCACAACCTGAGCAAATGGATACTGGTCCCGTTTTTCCACAGAATGGTGACCTTGAAAAAAAGTTAGTCATACAACCGTCGCCCATAAAGCTGAATGTTCGTTCTCCTGGGTTCGAGCGAGTCGTAACGCCTGTTTCTCTCTTTAAAAACGAGGAGTCATTTACGTGCGACGTTTGCGGAGATTTGTCGACCGATTTTGAAACCTACGACAAACATAACAATACGATGCATCGACGTTTTCTATGTGAATACTGTGGTAAAACGTTCACATCCAAACCTAACAGAGATCGTCACGTTCGATATCACACAGGCGAACGGCCGTTCAAGTGTGAACTCTGCACCAAATCATTCTTCCGTGGCGATGATCTGAAGTATCACCGTACCACCAGACATGCTGAGGTCAAACCGTTCTCATGTACCAAATGTACCATGACCTTTGCCTGGCACAACGACCTTGAGCGCCACCTTAAGACACATAGAAAATAG